ACCTACTGTTTGCCCTGATCCAGTTGTCCGTTTCAGACCAGCAAAAATCAAAGCTTCACTCGGTTGACAGATGTAGTACAACTTTTTAAGGAGCAGTACGAAGGCCAATAAGCCCGCTCCTCCTGTTAGAAGAATAGAAACAAACATTACTGATTACCTCTGTTGGAAAGAGTGTCGATGAGATCAATGCCGAAGATTTCTTTGACTTGATCAAAGAACTGACGTACGACAACGTGATTGAGAGCTACAAGGCTTGCAAGACTGGATGCGTCATTGCCATCCAACGTTGTAATTCTCTTCAAATGAAGCCGTCCTGGTAGACGCGTGGCATGGTCCAGAACCATTTCAATTTGCTGGAGCAGAAAGACAAGTTCAGCAGTGCTGCCGGCTTCTTCCCATACCTCAGTCAGCAAGTCATTCACGAGGGCGCTTGCTTTTACATCTTCAGCTGTTGCAGCAGCCATTCCTCGAGCTCTCAGCTCTTTTGCTTTTTGGTTGGCTTCAGCTGGAAGTACTTTTTCAGCTTGTAACCGCAAGCGCTCGAGATCAGCTCGTACCTTTTGCAATTTCTGTTCGGCTATCGCCCTTGCTTCCAACTCTGCTGCTTCTGTGCGTTGCTCCTCAGATCGGGCCTTCTTTTCCATTAGAGCCACTTTGGTCCGCACTCCATTATCTTTTTCAAGCACAACCGTTTGTGCGTCGGTACTGACCACCTCGGCTTTTTCCTCCATTTCCGCTTCGATGCGTTCGGCTTGGCCGATCGCCTCAGCTTCAGCAATTTCTGCGTCACGAACGATCTGAGCCACCCTTCGTCGACTGATTGAGTTGAGATAATCAACCTCATCAGAAACACTTTGAATCTTTAACGTATCTAGTTGAAGTCCCAGACGCCTTAAATCATCTCCCACATCCTTGGCTATTTGCTCAGCGAATCGAAGACGGTCTTCATTGACTTCCTCCGGAGTGAGCTGGGCAAGAACACTTCTCAGATTTCCTTCTAGATTTTCTTGTGCTACTTGAATGATTTCACGAGGATCACGACCTAAAAAACGTTCAATTGCATTATTTCGCACATCTGGATCGGTGCTCACCTTTACATTCGCAATTGCTTGAATATTGAGCGGTGTCCCTCCATTTGAATACGCATTTTTTACCTCTACTAAGACGGGTAGCAGCGTGACATCCATACGCCTTGCTGTCTCAAGAACTGGTTTCACAAATGTCCAGCCGCCATTGGCCACGACGCGGTATCCCTTTAAACCCTGACTTCCCTGATTCGAGCGTGATCCTGTGACCACCAACATTTCATTGGGTCGACAGATACGAATCATCCATCGGCTGAGCAGCGTTAGCCCCACAAGACTGACGACAACGACGCCCACTCCCCCTGCGATTGTGTTGTTTTGATCTCTGGAAAGGAAACCAAGCGATGGTGCGGGCTGCTCGCGGAGCAGTCGTAATGACATGGACTTACTAGTCTTTTTCCCTGGCTTAGCTCCGTCAGAGCCAATTGGCCACGGAGCTCACATCCGATCCACTCGCAAGGTGTGTTGGTCGCTCGCTACGACTACTACAGCTGTACCTTCTGCAAGCATTCCTGCATTGCTCAGTGCAGGCTTTCGGATCAAACTTCCTCGAACCCGCAATTCCACAAACCCACGTTGATTTTGGGAAACAGGCAAGGTCACCAGGGCTTGTTGACCGATTAAATCGTCATTGCGGATGAGTGTGTCTGCCTCACGGCGGCTCATCAAGCGCAACACATGGGACGCCCCCCATCCCATTCCGAGGCCCATGGCCGATGCAACAAGCAGTGCAGGCAATCCACTGCCCTTCCGACTTAGCAAGGACATCAGCAAACCGCACAAGCCAAACCCACAGAGGCCAAACGACCAAAACGGAGTACTGAACAACAGGCTTAAATTTCCGCCTGTACCGTCGCCATCAAATCCACCCCCCTCGTTATCCAGCGAGAAGGAAATCAAAACAACTCCTGCAACCAGGCAAAAGGAGTAGGTCCAAACCATCATTCGTCATAGACTATATGCTCATCATGGACATCATGATCAATTCTGGAACGATGCCTCAATTGCCACCACTTTTTTTGGCCTCGATTGCTACGCCGAACTAGCATGGATGATCGTGATTCATCCTCACGTTTAAGCATGCACCTTGAATGGATAGTATGAAATGATGAGTGAAAGATCAGAAGCAATACACAATTGGAATGCATTTTGGGATTTCCACCTTGGAGCCTGGAGTGGACGATGGACGCGTTATCATCCAACAGGTGAATTATCGGAAACCTTCCTAAGCAAGAGAATATTTAGATCAAGTCATGATAGAAAGATTATCAACCAATTAAATCAATATTTTTACCAGGATGGTCAGCAGGATGAAAGAATTTGGCAATACACCATTGAAGATCACTGTCAAAGGGATGGATTTATGCATCCAGCAAGTGACTATATGAGGGGGTTGGCTTTTGCAAATGGAGCTGCTGCGTGGCTCGTTCCTCAGGCAAAGCCAGATCAATATTTTCCAATGGAACTGTTTCTTGCTAATCAAGATTCACGCCACAGCGTCGGAATGCTCTATGAGTTGAACGGAGAACTTCAAAGAACAGCTTGCATTCGAGAGCATCGCACTGATCTGGGTGCTTCTTGCTGGTCACAATCAGTGCGGTTAATTCCGTCCTGGGATATTGGCAGCGGTTGGCACGGCAGGACCGAGGTGATTGATACTGATTTACATCGATCTTCATTTCAAGATACTTTCAATATGACATTACAAGCCGACGAGAGTGAATTCTTCTTCCCTGACAACATCATCTTACGTTGTCCAAAAAAACTAAGTCTAGGAAGACCATTCACAGTGAGTTCAATATGGCTTGAGTCTCAAAACAAACTTAAAACCATTATGGCAACTTATGGGCATGATTCTAAATTGATTGATGTTCGCCTTCAGGATTTTTCTCGATAGAGCTATCTCAACATAACTTGGTATCCCTTCAGCATTGCCTATTCTTTCGTCATCAGCTGTTGATAGGCATCATTGATCTTACGAAATTCATCGGCTGATCCGCCTATGTCAGGATGATATTGTTTCACTAATCGGCGATAAGCTTTTTTAATTAACTCCTGAGATGCCCCGGGCTTAAGGCCCAAAATATTGAAGGCCTTTCGCATGAAGAACTCTGAGGATTGACCACTTCTTCCGTAAGACTCAGAGTTGCGATCTGAAGCACGCTGATCAGTTCTCGTCCTACGACCTTGACGTGCGCTGTGTTGCCTGTTCTGTAATTCGAACACAACCCGTTGTGGGTCTTCATCCAGCCACTCTCGAGTCCGAATGCCATAGAGAGCAAAAGCAGCAAGAACAGCACAGCGTTTTTTCGTCAGCGGCTTGAGCGTCGCAGCAAACAGATCAGCTCCCAGCCCAGGCATCAACCGATCCAATCGTTGTTGAAGAGTCAGGTGAGGGTGAAAGCTTGCGCGATTCAACCCATCGATCAGACACTCAAGTTCACGCAGGCGCAGGGAACTCCAGCCTTGTTGGTTTGAAAGAGCTTCCCCCCAACGGTCAACCTGATCTGCTGAAACAGTTGGGGGAGCCTCTTCACGCTCTTGCCTTGGCTCTTGTGATCGCTTTTGCTGTGTTGACCGTGATTGTGTCCACTCACGCTGACGGAGCAGATCAAGCTGCCGCTTCAGCTGAAGCACCTCCCGGCGAAGACTGTCATTTTCTGCTAGGAGTGCATCAACGTTGCTGGTAACGGTCTGACGACCATGCGGTTTGGTCGCTGACGACCAACGGCGAGGATCAAACCCCATTAGCTGGCAATACAACCGACGGCATGCAATGCCATATTCATGCCATCACCATAGGGTGAAAGGATCTAACTCAATGTAG
This portion of the Synechococcus sp. ROS8604 genome encodes:
- a CDS encoding J domain-containing protein; protein product: MGFDPRRWSSATKPHGRQTVTSNVDALLAENDSLRREVLQLKRQLDLLRQREWTQSRSTQQKRSQEPRQEREEAPPTVSADQVDRWGEALSNQQGWSSLRLRELECLIDGLNRASFHPHLTLQQRLDRLMPGLGADLFAATLKPLTKKRCAVLAAFALYGIRTREWLDEDPQRVVFELQNRQHSARQGRRTRTDQRASDRNSESYGRSGQSSEFFMRKAFNILGLKPGASQELIKKAYRRLVKQYHPDIGGSADEFRKINDAYQQLMTKE
- a CDS encoding flotillin family protein, translated to MSLRLLREQPAPSLGFLSRDQNNTIAGGVGVVVVSLVGLTLLSRWMIRICRPNEMLVVTGSRSNQGSQGLKGYRVVANGGWTFVKPVLETARRMDVTLLPVLVEVKNAYSNGGTPLNIQAIANVKVSTDPDVRNNAIERFLGRDPREIIQVAQENLEGNLRSVLAQLTPEEVNEDRLRFAEQIAKDVGDDLRRLGLQLDTLKIQSVSDEVDYLNSISRRRVAQIVRDAEIAEAEAIGQAERIEAEMEEKAEVVSTDAQTVVLEKDNGVRTKVALMEKKARSEEQRTEAAELEARAIAEQKLQKVRADLERLRLQAEKVLPAEANQKAKELRARGMAAATAEDVKASALVNDLLTEVWEEAGSTAELVFLLQQIEMVLDHATRLPGRLHLKRITTLDGNDASSLASLVALNHVVVRQFFDQVKEIFGIDLIDTLSNRGNQ
- a CDS encoding NfeD family protein, whose translation is MISFSLDNEGGGFDGDGTGGNLSLLFSTPFWSFGLCGFGLCGLLMSLLSRKGSGLPALLVASAMGLGMGWGASHVLRLMSRREADTLIRNDDLIGQQALVTLPVSQNQRGFVELRVRGSLIRKPALSNAGMLAEGTAVVVVASDQHTLRVDRM
- a CDS encoding DUF3598 family protein, with the translated sequence MSERSEAIHNWNAFWDFHLGAWSGRWTRYHPTGELSETFLSKRIFRSSHDRKIINQLNQYFYQDGQQDERIWQYTIEDHCQRDGFMHPASDYMRGLAFANGAAAWLVPQAKPDQYFPMELFLANQDSRHSVGMLYELNGELQRTACIREHRTDLGASCWSQSVRLIPSWDIGSGWHGRTEVIDTDLHRSSFQDTFNMTLQADESEFFFPDNIILRCPKKLSLGRPFTVSSIWLESQNKLKTIMATYGHDSKLIDVRLQDFSR